A genomic region of Balaenoptera acutorostrata chromosome 4, mBalAcu1.1, whole genome shotgun sequence contains the following coding sequences:
- the UBE2G2 gene encoding ubiquitin-conjugating enzyme E2 G2 isoform X2, with protein sequence MNEENFFEWEALIMGPEDTCFEFGVFPAILSFPLDYPLSPPKMRFTCEMFHPNIYPDGRVCISILHAPGDDPMGYESSAERWSPVQSVEKILLSVSPTMKAGPTWMPPKCGGMTGNSFTRSPSRSCRSRWGSEPCPRVCTAVCPRVRAGTPPSRFWSFSSNTVTVTLCAGTKKGKLAEPQHLFLFYLSHPKQPSLLQ encoded by the exons ATGAATGAAGAGAATTTTTTTGAATGGGAGGCATTGATCAT GGGCCCAGAAGACACCTGTTTTGAGTTTGGGGTTTTTCCTGCCATCCTGAGTTTCCCACTTGATTACCCGTTAAGTCCTCCAAAGATGAGATTTACCTGTGAGATGTTTCATCCCAACA TCTACCCCGACGGCAGAGTCTGCATCTCCATCCTGCACGCTCCCGGCGACGACCCCATGGGCTACGAGAGCAGCGCCGAGCGGTGGAGCCCCGTGCAGAGCGTGGAGAAGATCCTGCTGTCGGTG AGCCCAACGATGAAAGCGGGGCCAACGTGGATGCCTCCAAAATGTGGCGGGATGACCGGGAACAGTTTTACAAGATCGCCAAGCAGATCGTGCAGAAGTCGCTGGGGCTCTGAGCCTTGCCCACGTGTGTGCACCGCCGTGTGCCCGCGCGTGCGTGCAGGCACACCACCGAGCAGATTTTGGAGTTTCTCCTCCAACACAGTGACAGTGACACTCTGTGCTGGTACCAAAAAAGGCAAGCTTGCAGAACCACAGCATCTATTTCTTTTCTACCTTTCCCACCCCAAACAGCCTTCTCTTCTGCAGTGA
- the UBE2G2 gene encoding ubiquitin-conjugating enzyme E2 G2 isoform X1: MAGTALKRLMAEYKQLTLNPPEGIVAGPMNEENFFEWEALIMGPEDTCFEFGVFPAILSFPLDYPLSPPKMRFTCEMFHPNIYPDGRVCISILHAPGDDPMGYESSAERWSPVQSVEKILLSVSPTMKAGPTWMPPKCGGMTGNSFTRSPSRSCRSRWGSEPCPRVCTAVCPRVRAGTPPSRFWSFSSNTVTVTLCAGTKKGKLAEPQHLFLFYLSHPKQPSLLQ, translated from the exons ATGGCGGGGACGGCGCTCAAGAGGCTGATGGCCGAATACAAAC AATTAACACTGAATCCTCCGGAAGGAATTGTGGCAG GCCCCATGAATGAAGAGAATTTTTTTGAATGGGAGGCATTGATCAT GGGCCCAGAAGACACCTGTTTTGAGTTTGGGGTTTTTCCTGCCATCCTGAGTTTCCCACTTGATTACCCGTTAAGTCCTCCAAAGATGAGATTTACCTGTGAGATGTTTCATCCCAACA TCTACCCCGACGGCAGAGTCTGCATCTCCATCCTGCACGCTCCCGGCGACGACCCCATGGGCTACGAGAGCAGCGCCGAGCGGTGGAGCCCCGTGCAGAGCGTGGAGAAGATCCTGCTGTCGGTG AGCCCAACGATGAAAGCGGGGCCAACGTGGATGCCTCCAAAATGTGGCGGGATGACCGGGAACAGTTTTACAAGATCGCCAAGCAGATCGTGCAGAAGTCGCTGGGGCTCTGAGCCTTGCCCACGTGTGTGCACCGCCGTGTGCCCGCGCGTGCGTGCAGGCACACCACCGAGCAGATTTTGGAGTTTCTCCTCCAACACAGTGACAGTGACACTCTGTGCTGGTACCAAAAAAGGCAAGCTTGCAGAACCACAGCATCTATTTCTTTTCTACCTTTCCCACCCCAAACAGCCTTCTCTTCTGCAGTGA
- the UBE2G2 gene encoding ubiquitin-conjugating enzyme E2 G2 isoform X4, which translates to MRFTCEMFHPNIYPDGRVCISILHAPGDDPMGYESSAERWSPVQSVEKILLSVSPTMKAGPTWMPPKCGGMTGNSFTRSPSRSCRSRWGSEPCPRVCTAVCPRVRAGTPPSRFWSFSSNTVTVTLCAGTKKGKLAEPQHLFLFYLSHPKQPSLLQ; encoded by the exons ATGAGATTTACCTGTGAGATGTTTCATCCCAACA TCTACCCCGACGGCAGAGTCTGCATCTCCATCCTGCACGCTCCCGGCGACGACCCCATGGGCTACGAGAGCAGCGCCGAGCGGTGGAGCCCCGTGCAGAGCGTGGAGAAGATCCTGCTGTCGGTG AGCCCAACGATGAAAGCGGGGCCAACGTGGATGCCTCCAAAATGTGGCGGGATGACCGGGAACAGTTTTACAAGATCGCCAAGCAGATCGTGCAGAAGTCGCTGGGGCTCTGAGCCTTGCCCACGTGTGTGCACCGCCGTGTGCCCGCGCGTGCGTGCAGGCACACCACCGAGCAGATTTTGGAGTTTCTCCTCCAACACAGTGACAGTGACACTCTGTGCTGGTACCAAAAAAGGCAAGCTTGCAGAACCACAGCATCTATTTCTTTTCTACCTTTCCCACCCCAAACAGCCTTCTCTTCTGCAGTGA
- the UBE2G2 gene encoding ubiquitin-conjugating enzyme E2 G2 isoform X3, with the protein MAGTALKRLMAEYKQLTLNPPEGIVAGPMNEENFFEWEALIMGPEDTCFEFGVFPAILSFPLDYPLSPPKMRFTCEMFHPNIYPDGRVCISILHAPGDDPMGYESSAERWSPVQSVEKILLSVVSMLAEPNDESGANVDASKMWRDDREQFYKIAKQIVQKSLGL; encoded by the exons ATGGCGGGGACGGCGCTCAAGAGGCTGATGGCCGAATACAAAC AATTAACACTGAATCCTCCGGAAGGAATTGTGGCAG GCCCCATGAATGAAGAGAATTTTTTTGAATGGGAGGCATTGATCAT GGGCCCAGAAGACACCTGTTTTGAGTTTGGGGTTTTTCCTGCCATCCTGAGTTTCCCACTTGATTACCCGTTAAGTCCTCCAAAGATGAGATTTACCTGTGAGATGTTTCATCCCAACA TCTACCCCGACGGCAGAGTCTGCATCTCCATCCTGCACGCTCCCGGCGACGACCCCATGGGCTACGAGAGCAGCGCCGAGCGGTGGAGCCCCGTGCAGAGCGTGGAGAAGATCCTGCTGTCGGTGGTGAGCATGCTGGCAG AGCCCAACGATGAAAGCGGGGCCAACGTGGATGCCTCCAAAATGTGGCGGGATGACCGGGAACAGTTTTACAAGATCGCCAAGCAGATCGTGCAGAAGTCGCTGGGGCTCTGA